The following coding sequences lie in one Rhizobium rhododendri genomic window:
- a CDS encoding ABC transporter ATP-binding protein, producing MASHLSAQTSGVDLRGVSKSFGAVDVIHDIDLSIAAGEFVVFVGPSGCGKSTLLRLIAGLEETSRGEILIGGRDVTDADPSDRGIAMVFQSYALYPHMTVAQNMGFGLRMAHRPKKEVADMVQAAAEILHLSPLLDRRPGQLSGGQRQRVAIGRAIVRDRKVFLFDEPLSNLDAELRVGMRIEIARLHKQLGNTMIYVTHDQTEAMTLADKIVVLRAGRIEQIGSPFDLYNDPDNLFVAGFIGSPKMNILPASCEAGSLLIGGQRLPFAVPASLPANGELQFGIRPEHLRLTRDAEPGLSLTVDFTEFLGGATYLYGQVQPGVSLVVQGGRGPAPKVGQSITVTFDPSDARLFDADGRRVRSDG from the coding sequence GTGGCATCTCACCTTTCAGCCCAGACCAGCGGCGTCGATCTGAGGGGCGTCTCCAAGAGCTTCGGCGCGGTCGACGTCATCCACGACATCGACCTTTCCATTGCGGCCGGCGAATTCGTCGTGTTCGTGGGGCCGTCCGGCTGTGGAAAGTCGACGCTTCTGCGGCTGATTGCCGGACTGGAGGAGACAAGCCGGGGCGAAATCCTCATCGGCGGACGCGACGTCACGGATGCCGATCCCTCGGATCGCGGCATTGCCATGGTATTCCAGTCCTATGCGCTCTATCCGCACATGACCGTCGCCCAGAACATGGGCTTTGGCTTGCGCATGGCGCATCGGCCGAAGAAGGAAGTCGCCGACATGGTGCAGGCGGCGGCCGAAATTCTGCATTTGTCTCCCTTGCTCGATCGCCGTCCTGGCCAGCTCTCCGGCGGTCAGCGCCAACGCGTTGCTATCGGTCGAGCCATCGTGCGCGATCGCAAGGTCTTTCTGTTCGACGAACCGCTCTCCAACCTCGATGCCGAATTGCGGGTGGGCATGCGCATCGAGATCGCACGGCTGCACAAGCAACTCGGCAACACGATGATCTACGTCACACACGACCAGACCGAAGCCATGACGCTGGCAGACAAGATCGTCGTTCTCAGAGCTGGCCGTATCGAACAAATCGGTTCCCCGTTCGACCTCTACAACGATCCCGACAACCTGTTCGTGGCCGGCTTTATCGGCAGCCCCAAGATGAACATCCTGCCGGCGAGCTGCGAGGCCGGCTCGCTCCTGATCGGCGGCCAGCGCCTGCCGTTCGCGGTGCCTGCTAGCCTACCCGCAAACGGTGAACTGCAGTTCGGCATAAGACCAGAGCATCTACGGTTAACCCGCGACGCCGAGCCTGGCCTCAGTCTCACCGTCGACTTTACGGAATTCCTGGGTGGTGCGACTTATCTCTACGGGCAGGTTCAGCCGGGCGTGTCGCTGGTCGTCCAAGGCGGTCGGGGCCCAGCGCCCAAGGTCGGGCAGTCGATTACAGTGACGTTCGATCCATCGGATGCGCGCTTGTTCGATGCCGACGGAAGACGGGTCCGCAGCGACGGCTGA
- a CDS encoding AI-2E family transporter, with amino-acid sequence MLPEDRGDGSKVSAVRAAPRWAIIGLFLYGSVFTLSSAKEFLVPIVLAFLLAMVFGPIRRFFDRRGVSSTLTSLVIVAVLFFGFLALIGALAIPVSGWMERAPQIQKDVQSKLSGLSSTFSGIMDAATRLGELTRSHSADVQQVEVRDSSMIANAALFAPAAMAQFIFTLILLLFLLASGDMFYEKLVHVMPTFKDKKRAMRIAHDIERKLSRYLLTITIINGGLGVAVALLLWAVGMPSPIIFGVLAFLLNYVPYLGAFAGILVAMSVALVSFDVPGWSLAVGVLYLGLTSIEGQLITPYFIGRSLRLNTVVVFIAVSFWAWLWSAVGMLVAVPLLVAVNTFCEHIDGLKGLGDFLSERHSEKEEAPAG; translated from the coding sequence ATGTTGCCAGAGGACCGCGGGGATGGCTCGAAAGTCTCCGCCGTTCGCGCCGCCCCCAGATGGGCAATTATTGGTCTCTTCCTTTACGGCTCGGTGTTTACATTGAGCAGCGCAAAGGAATTCCTGGTGCCCATCGTACTGGCGTTCCTGCTCGCCATGGTCTTTGGGCCGATCAGACGATTCTTTGACCGGCGTGGCGTGTCTTCTACACTGACGTCGCTGGTGATCGTCGCCGTTCTGTTTTTCGGGTTTCTCGCCCTGATAGGCGCTCTGGCCATTCCCGTCAGCGGATGGATGGAGCGCGCGCCGCAGATCCAGAAGGATGTGCAAAGCAAGCTCAGTGGTCTCTCCAGTACCTTTTCAGGGATCATGGATGCCGCAACCCGCCTCGGAGAATTGACCCGTAGTCACTCGGCCGACGTTCAGCAGGTGGAAGTTCGCGACAGCAGCATGATCGCAAACGCTGCTCTCTTTGCTCCCGCAGCGATGGCGCAGTTCATCTTCACGCTGATCCTGCTTCTGTTCCTACTGGCGTCAGGCGATATGTTCTACGAGAAGCTCGTCCATGTCATGCCAACGTTCAAGGACAAGAAGCGGGCGATGCGCATCGCCCACGATATCGAGCGCAAGCTCTCGCGCTATCTGTTGACGATCACCATCATCAATGGCGGACTTGGCGTTGCCGTTGCCCTCCTGCTCTGGGCTGTCGGCATGCCGAGCCCTATCATTTTCGGGGTGCTCGCGTTTCTTCTCAACTACGTCCCCTATCTCGGTGCCTTCGCGGGTATTCTTGTCGCCATGAGTGTCGCGCTGGTGTCGTTTGATGTGCCAGGCTGGTCGCTTGCTGTCGGCGTCCTTTATCTCGGATTGACGAGCATCGAGGGCCAGTTGATCACGCCGTACTTCATCGGACGAAGTCTCCGGCTGAACACCGTGGTCGTCTTCATCGCCGTGTCCTTCTGGGCATGGCTGTGGTCGGCCGTCGGAATGCTTGTCGCCGTGCCGTTGCTCGTGGCCGTGAATACCTTCTGCGAGCACATCGATGGTCTGAAAGGGCTGGGCGACTTTCTGTCCGAGCGCCATTCCGAGAAGGAAGAAGCTCCGGCTGGATAA
- a CDS encoding DUF4142 domain-containing protein, protein MNKIILTAALLMVSTSAFAQSAAESTGVNSLMGNAPKTEDFVTEAATSDMFEIAASKLAVEKADPATKAFAEQMIADHTKTSAEMKAMVDSGKVKVAIPTAMTSSQQGMIDKLNGLKGDDFNKQYHSDQVSAHKDAVDLFKRYGDGGDNADLKTWATKTRPALEHHLMMAQDLNK, encoded by the coding sequence ATGAACAAGATAATTCTGACCGCAGCGCTTCTCATGGTTTCTACCTCGGCTTTCGCTCAATCGGCTGCCGAAAGCACAGGCGTCAATTCGCTGATGGGCAATGCTCCGAAGACGGAAGACTTTGTCACCGAGGCCGCCACCAGTGACATGTTCGAGATCGCGGCGAGCAAGCTGGCTGTTGAAAAGGCCGATCCGGCCACGAAGGCCTTCGCCGAGCAGATGATTGCCGACCACACCAAGACATCGGCCGAGATGAAGGCGATGGTCGATTCCGGCAAGGTAAAGGTTGCAATCCCGACCGCCATGACGTCTTCGCAGCAGGGCATGATCGACAAGCTCAACGGTCTAAAAGGCGACGACTTCAACAAGCAGTACCATTCCGACCAGGTCTCGGCCCACAAGGACGCCGTCGACCTCTTCAAGCGCTACGGCGACGGCGGCGACAATGCCGACCTGAAGACGTGGGCCACGAAGACACGCCCCGCATTGGAGCATCATCTCATGATGGCGCAGGACCTGAACAAGTAA
- a CDS encoding aromatic alcohol reductase, translated as MAQSAIDTQGVDDAQRPPVSCMGEDLAPHPVLILAKTVADGLGVAEDFVYGHLPALRYHACTFLRPSRKYASYPFTRTMRLARISKMNSSRTAYSQSILVIGAGELGMPVLRNLARKARHHADTTISVLLRAATVESTDTVKQRDVSEIRELGIEIVTGDILAASVSELAAIFARFDTVIGCAGFSAGRNTPMKLAKAALDANLKRYFPWQFGVDFDVIGRGSPQDLFDAQIDVRDLLRAQDKTDWVVISTGMFTSFLFEPVFGVVDLKKNVVNALGSLDTEVTLTTPDDIGALTAEVVFAQPTIRNEIVYLAGDTLTYGAVADTLQKVLGRPFAKAEWTVPDLLSELARDPDNHIRKYRAVFAEGKGVAWPKRNSFNERNGIDVMTAEEWISENLRS; from the coding sequence ATGGCGCAGTCTGCCATAGACACCCAGGGTGTGGATGACGCCCAGCGACCACCGGTTTCCTGCATGGGTGAGGACCTCGCGCCTCACCCCGTCCTCATCCTCGCGAAGACCGTCGCAGACGGTTTGGGAGTAGCTGAGGATTTCGTCTATGGTCATCTTCCTGCCCTCCGGTATCACGCGTGTACCTTCTTACGACCCTCCCGGAAATATGCCAGTTACCCGTTCACACGAACGATGAGACTGGCAAGGATTTCCAAGATGAACTCTTCTCGAACAGCATACTCACAGTCGATATTGGTTATTGGTGCGGGAGAACTCGGCATGCCGGTTCTGCGCAATCTGGCGCGTAAAGCCAGGCATCATGCGGACACGACGATCAGCGTTCTCTTGCGGGCCGCAACTGTTGAATCGACGGACACGGTAAAACAGCGTGATGTCTCCGAAATTCGCGAACTGGGGATCGAGATTGTCACCGGCGACATTCTTGCCGCTTCCGTCAGCGAATTGGCGGCAATCTTCGCTCGCTTCGATACCGTGATCGGCTGCGCAGGTTTCTCTGCGGGTCGAAACACGCCAATGAAGCTTGCGAAAGCTGCGCTGGACGCCAATCTCAAGCGATATTTCCCATGGCAGTTTGGCGTCGATTTCGACGTGATCGGTCGCGGCAGTCCTCAGGACCTGTTCGACGCCCAGATCGATGTGCGTGACCTCCTGCGTGCCCAGGACAAGACCGACTGGGTGGTGATCTCGACCGGGATGTTCACCAGCTTCCTGTTCGAACCGGTCTTCGGGGTCGTTGATCTCAAAAAGAATGTGGTCAATGCGCTTGGCAGCCTGGATACCGAGGTCACTCTGACAACTCCCGACGATATCGGTGCCTTGACCGCGGAAGTGGTCTTTGCTCAGCCGACGATCCGCAATGAAATTGTCTATCTTGCCGGCGACACCCTGACCTATGGTGCGGTTGCCGACACGCTCCAGAAGGTGCTTGGGCGCCCGTTTGCAAAGGCAGAATGGACAGTTCCGGATCTCCTATCTGAACTCGCGCGGGACCCCGACAATCACATCCGGAAATACCGGGCGGTCTTTGCCGAAGGCAAGGGCGTGGCATGGCCGAAGCGCAACAGCTTTAATGAGCGAAATGGCATCGATGTCATGACAGCCGAGGAGTGGATCAGCGAAAATCTTCGCTCCTGA